The genomic segment TCGGGATACTCCGAGCGGATGTAGACGTAGCCCTCCGTAGCACCGACTGCCAAGCCAGCAATCACCATGCCTTCGATAAGTAGGAACGGGTCCCCTTCCATGAGCATGCGATCGGCGAATGTTCCGCTGTCGCCTTCGTCAGCGTTGCAGCAGACAAATTTCAGCTCTGATGGCGTGTTGAGGACGGTCTTCCACTTGATGCCGACGGGAAACCCCGCACCGCCTCGGCCCCGAAGGCCTGAGGCAGAGACTTCGGCGACGATGTCATCAGGCGTCATCTGGAGCGCTTGACGTAGCCCGGCGAGGCCACCGCTTGCCTCGTACTCCTCGGCCGACAACGGGTCGATCACTCCGACACGTGAGAAGGTCAGGCGTTGCTGACGTTTCAGAAACTCGATCTCCTCAGTCGGGCCTAAAAACAGCTCGTGATCACCCCCCTCCAGGAAACCGCTGCCAAAAAGCCCGGGGACATCCTCCGGCTCGACTGGTCCGTAGGCGACACGGCCCGATGGCAGAGCGACCTCGATCAGCGGCTCAAGCCAGAGCAACCCCCGCGACCCGTTGCGGACGAGATGGATACGCCGCCCGTCAGTGGCATCCTGCCGGGTGATCGCTTCTGCGACCTCGTCGGCGCCGACTGAACGAGCAGCCGCGTCGCGAGGTACGTAGACGGTGACGGGTCCTGTCATGTAGTGACGCCCGCGAATCTTGTAACTATCTCGCCGAGGAGCTTGTCGAAACGTTCCTCATCCACTCGCCCGACCAGCCGACCATCGATCATGGCCGCCGGTGAGAGCGCACAGTTTCCCAGGCAGAAAACCTCTTCTAGAGTGACCGCGTGGTCGGGGGTCGTTTCGCCAAAGCCGATCCCCAGCCGCTTTTTTGCATGCTGGGCGACTCGATCGGCGCCCATCGACTGACATGCCTCGGCCTGGCAGAGCCGGATCACTGAGGCACCAGGTGGCTCGGATCGGAAATCCTTGTAAAAGGTGATCACTCCGAATACCTCGGCCTCGGAAAGGTTCAGCGCTTCGGCGACGAGGGGAATCGCTCGGGGATCGATATAGCCGAAGGTGGCGGACAGACCGTGAAGAATCGGGAGCAATGCTCCACGCTCGGTGACCTTCCCCTTGATTAC from the Ferrimicrobium sp. genome contains:
- a CDS encoding formate dehydrogenase subunit gamma is translated as MEDSLPEPMMMQSKVLHSYVPWSDELAGSVIKGKVTERGALLPILHGLSATFGYIDPRAIPLVAEALNLSEAEVFGVITFYKDFRSEPPGASVIRLCQAEACQSMGADRVAQHAKKRLGIGFGETTPDHAVTLEEVFCLGNCALSPAAMIDGRLVGRVDEERFDKLLGEIVTRFAGVTT